From Nicotiana tabacum cultivar K326 chromosome 15, ASM71507v2, whole genome shotgun sequence, the proteins below share one genomic window:
- the LOC107820222 gene encoding putative glucan 1,3-beta-glucosidase A isoform X2: MASYSWARKLVVYYFFIIFSCCIFSFSYGRITPNFKVRAVNLGGWLLTEGWIKPSLFDGIPNKDFLDGTGLQFKSVTVGKYLCAELGGGTIIVANRTAALGWETFKIWRINSTSFNFRVFNKEFVGVDGSGNVVAVENKPGFSETFEIVRKSDDPSRVRIKASNGFFLEVKTEELVTANNGGNGGWGDDDPSVFIMKTSGKLEGEFQITNGYGPIIAPQVMREHWKTFIVEEDFKFIASNGLNAVRIPVGWWIASDPTPPKPYVGGSLHALDNAFLWAKKYGLKVIIDLHAAPGSQNPWEHSANRDGTIEWGKTDDTIQQTVAVIDFLTARYAKNPSLYAVELINEPLAPEVSFEMVKKYYEAGYNAVRKHSSDAYVVMSNRLGSADPTELLPFASGLKGSVIDVHYYNLFSDMFNDMTVQQNLDFVFTNRSAQLNTVTQSNGPLTLVGEWVAEWQVRDATKEDYQKFAKAQLEVFGRATFGWAYWTLKNVNNHWSLEWMIKNGYIKL, encoded by the exons ATGGCAAGCTACTCATGGGCAAGGAAACTTGTTGTCTACTACTTCtttatcatcttttcttgttgCATATTTAGTTTTTCATATGGAAGAATTACTCCAAATTTCAAAGTTCGAGCTGTTAATCTTGGAGGCTGGCTTCTCACTGAAGGATGGATTAAACCTTCTCTTTTTGATGGCATCCCCAACAAAGATTTTCTG GATGGAACTGGACTGCAATTCAAATCAGTAACAGTTGGGAAGTATCTGTGTGCTGAGTTAGGAGGAGGAACAATTATTGTTGCCAATAGAACTGCTGCCTTGGGATGGGAAACCTTCAAA ATTTGGAGGATAAACAGCACAAGTTTTAACTTTAGGGTGTTTAACAAAGAATTTGTGGGAGTAGATGGAAGTGGAAATGTGGTAGCAGTGGAAAACAAACCTGGATTTTCAGAGACTTTTGAGATTGTGAGGAAATCTGATGATCCTAGCCGTGTTCGGATAAAAGCATCAAATGGTTTTTTCTTAGAG GTAAAAACAGAGGAACTTGTGACAGCAAATAATGGAGGGAATGGGGGATGGGGTGATGATGATCCCTCTGTTTTCATCATGAAAACCAGTGGAAAACTTGAAGGCGAGTTCCAAATTACTAATGGCTATGGTCCTATCATCGCACCACAAGTTATGAGA GAACACTGGAAAACATTTATAGTAGAAGAAGATTTCAAGTTCATAGCAAGCAACGGACTAAATGCAGTGAGAATTCCAGTTGGATGGTGGATTGCCAGTGATCCAACTCCCCCAAAGCCTTACGTTGGAGGCTCTTTGCATGCCTTAGACAATGCGTTTTTATGGGCCAA gaaataCGGACTTAAAGTTATAATAGATCTGCATGCTGCGCCTGGTTCCCAAAATCCTTGGGAGCACAGTGCCAACAGAGATGGTACTATAGAATGGGGAAAAACTGATGATACCATTCAACAGACAGTTGCAGTCATAGACTTCTTAACTGCCAG GTATGCCAAGAATCCAAGCCTTTACGCAGTGGAGTTAATCAATGAGCCATTAGCACCAGAAGTTTCATTCGAGATGGTGAAAAAATACTACGAAGCTGGATATAATGCAGTTCGTAAGCATTCTTCGGATGCATATGTGGTGATGTCCAACAGATTAGGATCTGCAGATCCAACTGAGCTTTTGCCTTTTGCCAGTGGCTTAAAGGGTTCTGTAATTGATGTTCATTACTACAATCTTTTCTCTGACATGTTTAACGACATGACTGTCCAACAAAATCTTGATTTTGTCTTCACCAACCGTTCAGCTCAACTCAATACTGTCACCCAATCCAATGGTCCTCTCACTTTAGTTG GGGAATGGGTTGCTGAATGGCAAGTCAGAGATGCAACAAAGGAGGATTACCAAAAGTTTGCCAAGGCTCAATTGGAAGTGTTCGGACGTGCAACATTTGGTTGGGCTTATTGGACACTCAAAAATGTGAACAACCATTGGAGTTTGGAGTGGATGATCAAGAATGGCTATATCAAGCTTTAA
- the LOC107820222 gene encoding putative glucan 1,3-beta-glucosidase A isoform X1 yields MASYSWARKLVVYYFFIIFSCCIFSFSYGRITPNFKVRAVNLGGWLLTEGWIKPSLFDGIPNKDFLDGTGLQFKSVTVGKYLCAELGGGTIIVANRTAALGWETFKIWRINSTSFNFRVFNKEFVGVDGSGNVVAVENKPGFSETFEIVRKSDDPSRVRIKASNGFFLEVQVKTEELVTANNGGNGGWGDDDPSVFIMKTSGKLEGEFQITNGYGPIIAPQVMREHWKTFIVEEDFKFIASNGLNAVRIPVGWWIASDPTPPKPYVGGSLHALDNAFLWAKKYGLKVIIDLHAAPGSQNPWEHSANRDGTIEWGKTDDTIQQTVAVIDFLTARYAKNPSLYAVELINEPLAPEVSFEMVKKYYEAGYNAVRKHSSDAYVVMSNRLGSADPTELLPFASGLKGSVIDVHYYNLFSDMFNDMTVQQNLDFVFTNRSAQLNTVTQSNGPLTLVGEWVAEWQVRDATKEDYQKFAKAQLEVFGRATFGWAYWTLKNVNNHWSLEWMIKNGYIKL; encoded by the exons ATGGCAAGCTACTCATGGGCAAGGAAACTTGTTGTCTACTACTTCtttatcatcttttcttgttgCATATTTAGTTTTTCATATGGAAGAATTACTCCAAATTTCAAAGTTCGAGCTGTTAATCTTGGAGGCTGGCTTCTCACTGAAGGATGGATTAAACCTTCTCTTTTTGATGGCATCCCCAACAAAGATTTTCTG GATGGAACTGGACTGCAATTCAAATCAGTAACAGTTGGGAAGTATCTGTGTGCTGAGTTAGGAGGAGGAACAATTATTGTTGCCAATAGAACTGCTGCCTTGGGATGGGAAACCTTCAAA ATTTGGAGGATAAACAGCACAAGTTTTAACTTTAGGGTGTTTAACAAAGAATTTGTGGGAGTAGATGGAAGTGGAAATGTGGTAGCAGTGGAAAACAAACCTGGATTTTCAGAGACTTTTGAGATTGTGAGGAAATCTGATGATCCTAGCCGTGTTCGGATAAAAGCATCAAATGGTTTTTTCTTAGAG GTGCAGGTAAAAACAGAGGAACTTGTGACAGCAAATAATGGAGGGAATGGGGGATGGGGTGATGATGATCCCTCTGTTTTCATCATGAAAACCAGTGGAAAACTTGAAGGCGAGTTCCAAATTACTAATGGCTATGGTCCTATCATCGCACCACAAGTTATGAGA GAACACTGGAAAACATTTATAGTAGAAGAAGATTTCAAGTTCATAGCAAGCAACGGACTAAATGCAGTGAGAATTCCAGTTGGATGGTGGATTGCCAGTGATCCAACTCCCCCAAAGCCTTACGTTGGAGGCTCTTTGCATGCCTTAGACAATGCGTTTTTATGGGCCAA gaaataCGGACTTAAAGTTATAATAGATCTGCATGCTGCGCCTGGTTCCCAAAATCCTTGGGAGCACAGTGCCAACAGAGATGGTACTATAGAATGGGGAAAAACTGATGATACCATTCAACAGACAGTTGCAGTCATAGACTTCTTAACTGCCAG GTATGCCAAGAATCCAAGCCTTTACGCAGTGGAGTTAATCAATGAGCCATTAGCACCAGAAGTTTCATTCGAGATGGTGAAAAAATACTACGAAGCTGGATATAATGCAGTTCGTAAGCATTCTTCGGATGCATATGTGGTGATGTCCAACAGATTAGGATCTGCAGATCCAACTGAGCTTTTGCCTTTTGCCAGTGGCTTAAAGGGTTCTGTAATTGATGTTCATTACTACAATCTTTTCTCTGACATGTTTAACGACATGACTGTCCAACAAAATCTTGATTTTGTCTTCACCAACCGTTCAGCTCAACTCAATACTGTCACCCAATCCAATGGTCCTCTCACTTTAGTTG GGGAATGGGTTGCTGAATGGCAAGTCAGAGATGCAACAAAGGAGGATTACCAAAAGTTTGCCAAGGCTCAATTGGAAGTGTTCGGACGTGCAACATTTGGTTGGGCTTATTGGACACTCAAAAATGTGAACAACCATTGGAGTTTGGAGTGGATGATCAAGAATGGCTATATCAAGCTTTAA